The genomic segment CCAAATGAGCAGATTCAAAGGATTCAGCAACATTTTGATAAAAATCTTCCGACCCTTCTGTTTGTTGGTGGATCGGCTGGTGCTAAGGTCTTTAATGATTTGGTAACGGAAAATAAAATAGAATTAACTCAGCACTACAATGTTATCAATTTATCAGGAGATGCTCATTTAGATGAATTATCCAATCATCTCTATCGGGTTGCCTATGTGACAGATCTCTATCAACCGTTGATGAACTTAGCAGATGTCGTTATAACACGTGGCGGATCTAATACTATTTTTGAGTTATTGGCTATGGCAAAACTCCATGTGATTGTTCCTTTGGGACGAGAAGCAAGCCGTGGTGATCAGATTGAAAATGCAGATTATTTTGTAAAAAAAGGCTATGCTAAGAAGTTGGACGAGGGTCAACTAAACTTTGAAAATCTACAAAAAATGATAACAGAATTGCTTGAACAGAAAGAATTTTATGAAGAAAACATGAAACAGTCCCACGAAATAAAATCGTTAGATGAATTTTATAACCTTTTAAAAAATGACATGAACAAAGGAAGAAAATGACAAAAAAGAAGCAAGAGGATCAGAAAGAGCAAGAAATAGAAAAACTTTCTGAGTGGCAAAAAAGAAACAAGGAATACCTTGAAAAAAAGGCTCAAGAAGAAGCTGAAAAAGAGAAAGAACTAGCAGAGCAAAAAAAGCAGCATTTGCCAAATTCTGAAAAAAAGAAAGTCGAAAAGAATGATGAAAGTGCAGAAGAAGTGACAGCGGATACTCAAGAGAACGAGTCAGAGGAGGCAGAAAAGCCTACCGAGACAGAAACTTCTGAGGAAGAACAAGATGAACCTCTTGATAAAGCAGCCTTGCGAAAAAAGAAGAAAGCAGAACGCAAACAAGCCAAACAAAATGAAAAAGAGACTAGAGAAAAAATTGCTCCTCGTCATGTTTACCGTGCTCTTCCAGTCTTGATTCTCAGTTCTGTTTTGTTGATTTTAGCTGTTTATTTTATTAGTCCTTATTCAAAATTAAAGAATATAGAGGTGACGGGGAATAAACAACTGTCCAAAACAGAGGTTCTGGAGGCTTCTAGTATTCAAAAAGAGGACTACACCTTGACAACCTATTTGAGCCAAAAAGCCCATGCTAAGAATATCAAACAGTCAAATTTATGGGCTGAAAAGGCAGAAATAACGTACCGGTTCCCCATTACATTCAAAATTAAAGTGACAGAATATAAAGTTGTCGCTTATGATTATTCTGGAGAGCAATATTTTCCAGTATTATCTAGCGGAGAAGAAATTGCTAACCCAGTTACTAAATCACAATTACCTAAAAGTTATATTAGACTTGATTTTTCAGATAAAGCTATGCTTAAGAAATTTGTGCGACAATTAGCAGGTATTTCCGATACGATCAAATCGGAAATTCAAACAGTTCAGCATACACCAAGTAAAGCGACCGAGGATTTGTTGACTCTCATGATGACAGATGGAAATAAAATTATAGTTCCTCTGTCAGAAGTGGCCAAAAAGCTACCTTATTATGAAAAAATTAAACCACAATTAACCGAAGCAAGTATTGTGGATATGGAAGCAGGGATATTTAGTTATCGAATTAGCTAAAATAATGCAGAAAATCTAACCACTTTTTAAATTTTTATGTTATAATATGCTTTGAATAACTATACTTTTTTGATAGTTAAATTGATAAGTGAGAAACTTGGTAAACAGAGAGGAATGGTCTAATGGCTAGAGATGGCTTTTTTACAGGATTAGATATCGGAACAAGCTCCATTAAGGTCTTGGTAGCAGA from the Streptococcus constellatus subsp. constellatus genome contains:
- a CDS encoding cell division protein FtsQ/DivIB; translated protein: MTKKKQEDQKEQEIEKLSEWQKRNKEYLEKKAQEEAEKEKELAEQKKQHLPNSEKKKVEKNDESAEEVTADTQENESEEAEKPTETETSEEEQDEPLDKAALRKKKKAERKQAKQNEKETREKIAPRHVYRALPVLILSSVLLILAVYFISPYSKLKNIEVTGNKQLSKTEVLEASSIQKEDYTLTTYLSQKAHAKNIKQSNLWAEKAEITYRFPITFKIKVTEYKVVAYDYSGEQYFPVLSSGEEIANPVTKSQLPKSYIRLDFSDKAMLKKFVRQLAGISDTIKSEIQTVQHTPSKATEDLLTLMMTDGNKIIVPLSEVAKKLPYYEKIKPQLTEASIVDMEAGIFSYRIS
- a CDS encoding UDP-N-acetylglucosamine--N-acetylmuramyl-(pentapeptide) pyrophosphoryl-undecaprenol N-acetylglucosamine transferase: MKKIIFTGGGTVGHVTLNLLLIPKFLDAGWQVHYIGDKHGIEYQEIQKSGLDITFHSIATGKLRRYFSWQNMLDIFKVTWGILQSLGIMVKVRPQVLFSKGGFVSVPPVIAARLSRVPVYVHESDLSIGLANKIAYKCATKMYSTFEQAHALTKIEHIGAVTKVGEKITAPNEQIQRIQQHFDKNLPTLLFVGGSAGAKVFNDLVTENKIELTQHYNVINLSGDAHLDELSNHLYRVAYVTDLYQPLMNLADVVITRGGSNTIFELLAMAKLHVIVPLGREASRGDQIENADYFVKKGYAKKLDEGQLNFENLQKMITELLEQKEFYEENMKQSHEIKSLDEFYNLLKNDMNKGRK